A single window of Archangium gephyra DNA harbors:
- a CDS encoding inorganic diphosphatase has protein sequence MTTDLTRIPLRGKDGSFHVVVESPRASTVKLKYEPKLGAFTVSRPLVHGMRYPFDWGFVPSTEAPDGDPLDALVYWDQSTYPGVVLPCRALGVLKVDQKKKRGGGRERNDRLLVVPIIAARAENLNSIQDLSRRERQELEHFFTAAVAFADKDVRILGWEGAEAAEKMVGKAATTYEMKARR, from the coding sequence ATGACCACGGACCTCACCCGCATTCCCCTGCGCGGCAAGGACGGCTCCTTCCATGTCGTCGTCGAGTCGCCCCGGGCCTCCACGGTGAAGCTGAAGTACGAACCGAAGCTCGGCGCCTTCACCGTCTCCCGGCCCCTCGTGCACGGAATGCGCTACCCCTTCGACTGGGGCTTCGTCCCCAGCACCGAGGCCCCCGACGGAGATCCGCTCGACGCGCTGGTGTATTGGGATCAATCCACCTACCCCGGCGTGGTGCTCCCCTGCCGCGCCCTCGGGGTGCTGAAGGTGGACCAGAAGAAGAAGCGCGGAGGTGGCCGGGAGCGCAATGACCGGCTGCTCGTCGTCCCCATCATCGCGGCACGCGCGGAGAACCTGAACTCCATCCAAGATCTGTCGCGCCGGGAGCGTCAGGAGCTGGAGCACTTCTTCACCGCCGCCGTCGCCTTCGCGGACAAGGACGTGCGCATCCTCGGCTGGGAGGGAGCGGAGGCCGCCGAGAAGATGGTCGGCAAGGCCGCCACCACGTACGAGATGAAGGCCCGGCGCTAG
- a CDS encoding glutathione S-transferase N-terminal domain-containing protein produces the protein MIDLYTFTTPNGRKVSIALEELGLPYTVHVVDIMKGDQFKPEFLAINPNNKIPAIVDHQGPGGKPLSVFESGAILLYLAEKTGKLLPADPRARTEAVQWLMFQMSAVGPMLGQLGHFKRFAKEQIPYAIERYTKESERILGVMDKHLAQHEFLAPEYSVADIATYPWLAGATQYYPELLPAVANVRRWMDTVAARPAVQRGMKVPELK, from the coding sequence ATGATTGACCTGTACACGTTCACCACGCCCAACGGGCGCAAGGTGTCCATCGCGCTGGAGGAGCTGGGGCTGCCCTACACGGTGCACGTGGTGGACATCATGAAGGGCGATCAGTTCAAGCCCGAGTTCCTCGCCATCAATCCCAACAACAAGATTCCGGCCATCGTGGACCACCAGGGTCCGGGCGGAAAGCCGCTGTCCGTCTTCGAGTCCGGCGCCATCCTGCTCTACCTGGCCGAGAAGACGGGGAAGCTGCTGCCGGCGGATCCGCGCGCGCGCACCGAGGCGGTGCAGTGGCTGATGTTCCAGATGAGCGCCGTGGGGCCCATGCTGGGACAGCTCGGCCATTTCAAGCGCTTCGCCAAGGAGCAGATTCCGTACGCCATCGAGCGCTACACGAAGGAGTCCGAGCGCATCCTGGGCGTGATGGACAAGCACCTGGCGCAGCACGAGTTCCTCGCCCCCGAGTACTCGGTGGCGGACATCGCCACGTACCCGTGGCTGGCGGGCGCCACGCAGTACTACCCGGAGCTGCTGCCGGCGGTGGCCAACGTGCGGCGCTGGATGGACACCGTGGCCGCCCGCCCGGCCGTACAGCGCGGCATGAAGGTGCCGGAGCTCAAGTAG
- a CDS encoding SDR family oxidoreductase, with product MQGKVCLITGATSGIGLESARALARAGATVVLSGRDKGRGEAALAEVRRTVPDAKLDLLLADLTSLASVRQLAQDFQSRYPRLDVLLNNAGLVLDRRKVTPDGFEATFATNHLSHFLLTNLLLELLKASGPSRVVNVSSEGHRMGSLDFLDDPQAERGGYSGMKVYGNSKLANILFTRGLSKRLQGTKVTANSLHPGVVRTGFGLNAEGFFKHLVKLAAPFMLSAEGGARTSVYLAASPEVEGMSAKYFIKSKVARESKAAQSDEGAETLWRKSAELTGVGR from the coding sequence ATGCAAGGGAAGGTCTGCCTCATCACCGGAGCCACCTCGGGCATCGGGCTGGAGTCGGCCCGGGCGCTCGCGCGCGCGGGTGCCACCGTGGTGTTGTCGGGACGTGACAAGGGCCGGGGAGAGGCCGCGCTCGCCGAGGTGCGCCGCACCGTGCCCGACGCGAAGCTGGATCTGCTCCTCGCCGACCTCACCTCGCTGGCCTCCGTGCGCCAGCTGGCCCAGGACTTCCAGTCCCGGTACCCACGGCTGGACGTGCTGCTCAACAACGCGGGCCTCGTGCTCGACCGGCGCAAGGTGACGCCCGACGGCTTCGAGGCCACCTTCGCCACCAACCACCTCTCCCACTTCCTGCTGACGAACCTGCTGTTGGAGCTGCTCAAGGCCAGCGGCCCCTCGCGCGTGGTGAATGTCTCCTCCGAGGGGCACCGCATGGGCTCGCTCGACTTCCTCGACGACCCGCAGGCCGAGCGCGGCGGCTACAGCGGCATGAAGGTCTATGGCAACTCGAAGCTGGCCAACATCCTCTTCACCCGCGGCCTGTCCAAGCGGCTGCAGGGCACGAAGGTGACGGCCAACAGCCTGCACCCGGGCGTGGTGCGCACCGGGTTCGGTCTCAACGCCGAGGGCTTCTTCAAGCACCTGGTGAAGCTGGCCGCCCCCTTCATGCTCTCCGCCGAGGGCGGTGCCCGCACCTCGGTGTACCTGGCCGCCTCACCCGAGGTGGAGGGCATGAGCGCGAAGTACTTCATCAAGAGCAAGGTGGCCCGCGAGTCCAAGGCCGCCCAGAGCGACGAGGGCGCCGAGACGCTGTGGCGCAAGAGCGCCGAACTGACGGGGGTGGGACGATGA
- the dps gene encoding DNA starvation/stationary phase protection protein Dps encodes MTTKFPSHINLPRESRAELIELLNVCLATSIDLHWQVKQAHWNIRGKDFISRHELFDTVADHVRKQADQFAERAGALGGYAQGTIRLATKNSELEEYDLSAVNGDDHVRVLVDRITIYASTIRGGIQRAGDLNDPVTEDLLTQTLGQVEQDLWFLESHLYGSAASSRDEVAPSTIIEERTTAPNA; translated from the coding sequence ATGACCACGAAGTTCCCCAGCCACATCAATCTCCCCCGCGAGTCCCGCGCGGAGCTCATCGAGCTGCTCAACGTCTGCCTGGCCACGTCCATCGACCTGCACTGGCAGGTGAAGCAGGCCCACTGGAACATCCGGGGCAAGGACTTCATCAGCCGCCATGAGCTCTTCGACACCGTGGCCGACCATGTACGCAAACAGGCCGACCAGTTCGCCGAGCGCGCGGGCGCCCTCGGTGGCTATGCCCAGGGCACCATCCGCCTGGCCACCAAGAACAGTGAGTTGGAGGAGTACGACCTGAGCGCGGTGAACGGCGACGACCACGTGCGCGTGCTCGTGGACCGCATCACCATCTACGCCTCCACCATCCGCGGCGGCATCCAGCGCGCGGGCGATCTCAACGACCCGGTCACCGAGGATCTCCTCACCCAGACCCTCGGCCAGGTGGAGCAGGACCTCTGGTTCCTCGAGAGCCACCTGTACGGCTCGGCCGCCTCGAGCCGCGACGAGGTCGCCCCCTCCACCATCATCGAGGAGCGCACCACCGCGCCCAACGCCTGA
- a CDS encoding esterase/lipase family protein produces MLSPLHDVSPRAWRALVLALLAVVTGCAAAPEAKPTSAPEQVPVLFVHGTDDTPGAFFAMVDAFQQAGWPQERLYAVRLHPNNGQMPIEVMAYQVRRAAEGLRKRTGAERIDVVAFSQGALSSRYWMQELGGQPRVRRFVSISGPHHGTRAAYLKADPALVQMRPDSTFLRELNRRENPWGDTEVFSFWTPLDSTVVPADSARLPGATERTFFVPAHQLMLSAPAVISATVEVLAQAPRQ; encoded by the coding sequence ATGCTCTCCCCTCTTCATGACGTCTCTCCACGCGCCTGGCGCGCGCTCGTGCTGGCCCTGCTCGCCGTCGTGACGGGCTGTGCCGCCGCGCCCGAGGCGAAGCCCACCTCCGCCCCCGAGCAGGTGCCCGTGCTGTTCGTGCACGGCACCGATGACACCCCGGGTGCCTTCTTCGCGATGGTGGATGCGTTCCAGCAGGCCGGCTGGCCCCAGGAGCGCCTGTACGCGGTGCGGCTGCACCCCAACAACGGCCAGATGCCCATCGAGGTGATGGCCTACCAGGTGCGCCGCGCGGCGGAGGGCCTGCGCAAGCGCACCGGCGCCGAGCGCATCGACGTGGTGGCCTTCAGCCAGGGCGCTCTGTCCTCGCGCTACTGGATGCAGGAGCTGGGGGGCCAGCCGCGCGTGCGCCGCTTTGTCTCCATCTCGGGGCCGCACCACGGCACGCGCGCGGCGTACCTGAAGGCGGACCCCGCCCTGGTGCAGATGCGCCCGGACAGCACCTTCCTGCGCGAGCTGAACCGCCGCGAGAACCCCTGGGGAGACACCGAGGTCTTCTCCTTCTGGACGCCGCTGGACAGCACCGTCGTCCCGGCCGACAGCGCCCGCCTGCCCGGCGCCACCGAGCGCACCTTCTTCGTGCCCGCGCACCAGCTGATGCTGAGCGCCCCCGCTGTCATCTCCGCGACGGTGGAAGTGCTGGCCCAGGCGCCGCGGCAATAG
- a CDS encoding esterase/lipase family protein, producing MATKHHIYLVPGFFGFANLGELLYFGHVRDYFVAEMARRGVEVEVVQVLSHPTGSIRTRAADLYRAIEASAKNDDGPIHLIGHSTGGLDSRLFISPGAMLGDDIDVEPYARRVRTLVTVSTPHSGTPLATFFLGLFGQKLLQLLSLFTVYVLRFGRLPLSVAFRLGSVLTRWDEQLGFRPTILDQLFEQLLGDFSVERREELVRFLGDVTNDASLVPQLTPEGIDLFNASTLDRPGVRYGSVITQARPPSLRARVSAGLDPYAQITHTVYGFLYGRTQRMPLTAIPLHTPAQTAALVEAYGAMPGPQACDGIVPTRSQVYGRVLTAVRADHLDAIGHFDQPSHRPPHVDWLISGSGFRRLQFERLWSTVVDFVLLET from the coding sequence ATGGCGACGAAGCACCACATCTACCTGGTCCCCGGCTTCTTCGGCTTCGCCAACCTGGGAGAGCTGCTCTACTTCGGGCACGTGCGCGACTACTTCGTGGCGGAGATGGCGCGCCGCGGCGTGGAGGTCGAGGTGGTGCAGGTGCTCTCGCACCCCACCGGCTCCATCCGCACGCGCGCCGCGGACCTCTACAGGGCCATCGAGGCGAGCGCGAAGAACGACGACGGCCCCATCCACCTCATCGGCCACTCCACCGGAGGGCTGGACTCGCGGCTGTTCATCAGCCCGGGCGCGATGCTGGGCGACGACATCGACGTGGAGCCCTATGCCCGCCGGGTCCGCACGCTGGTGACGGTGTCCACCCCGCACTCGGGCACTCCGCTGGCCACCTTCTTCCTGGGTCTCTTCGGCCAGAAGCTGCTGCAACTGCTGTCGCTCTTCACCGTGTACGTGCTGCGCTTCGGCCGGCTGCCGCTGAGCGTGGCCTTCCGGCTGGGAAGTGTGCTGACACGCTGGGACGAGCAGCTCGGCTTCCGCCCCACCATCCTGGACCAGCTCTTCGAGCAGCTGCTGGGAGACTTCTCCGTGGAGCGCCGCGAGGAGCTCGTCCGCTTCCTGGGCGACGTGACCAACGACGCCTCACTCGTCCCCCAGCTCACCCCCGAGGGCATCGACCTCTTCAACGCGAGCACCCTGGACCGGCCCGGGGTGCGCTACGGCTCCGTCATCACCCAGGCACGGCCGCCGTCGCTGCGCGCGCGGGTGAGCGCGGGGTTGGATCCGTACGCCCAGATCACCCACACCGTGTACGGCTTCCTCTACGGGCGCACCCAGCGCATGCCCCTCACGGCCATTCCCCTGCACACCCCGGCGCAGACGGCGGCGCTGGTGGAGGCCTACGGGGCCATGCCCGGCCCGCAGGCCTGTGACGGCATCGTCCCCACGCGCTCGCAGGTGTACGGGCGGGTGCTGACGGCCGTGCGCGCGGACCACCTGGACGCCATCGGCCACTTCGACCAGCCCTCCCACCGGCCGCCCCACGTGGACTGGCTCATCTCGGGCTCCGGCTTCCGCCGGCTCCAGTTCGAGCGCCTGTGGAGCACCGTGGTGGATTTCGTCCTGCTGGAGACCTGA
- a CDS encoding S46 family peptidase: MWTYDAFPRAAVKAAHGFEPSQQWLDSLRLSSVRLAGGCSASFVSPDGLVMTNHHCIRSCVQDLSSPQRDYLATGFFAKELKDELRCPKVEANQLQAMTDVTARLQAATKGLSGAAFNTALKAEMSTIESECATGPEVRCDVVTLFHGGKYQLYRYRRFQDVRLAFAPEFSMAAFGGDADNFNFPRYGFDAAFLRVWDAHGQPLKTEHYLPWAKEGAKEGDLVFVSGHPGATQRQLTVAELEFQRDVAMPFALLYLAERRGMMREYASTSPERFRTTRAKLRSVENGLKALRGRHQALAEPSLLADKRKAEADLRAKVEADPKLKATTAGAWEAIARALDTYRPLLVEYRLKEDGYGFSSELFELAQRLVRAADELPKPNPERLREYTEGQVPALRMGLLREAPIPAELEVLSLTFGFNKLRETLGADDPFVKTVLGREAPEELARALVKGTKLFDVKVRKQLLEGGKAAVEASKDPMILLARRVDAQAREVRKRYEDTVEPVLKKNGELLAQARLAAYGTTGYPDATFTLRLNYGTVKGWEEGGRQVPPLTTFAGAYERHTGKEPFRLPDSWMKARGQVPGETPFNVATTNDIIGGNSGSPMVDREGRVVGLIFDGNLHSLGGEYAYVPETNRAVAVHGEGLLRALEHIYGAGRLVKELRANQR, from the coding sequence ATGTGGACCTACGACGCCTTCCCCCGGGCCGCCGTGAAGGCCGCCCATGGTTTCGAGCCCTCACAGCAATGGTTGGATTCCCTGCGGCTGTCCTCCGTGCGGCTGGCCGGTGGGTGCTCGGCGAGCTTCGTGTCGCCGGACGGGCTGGTGATGACCAACCACCACTGCATCCGCTCCTGTGTGCAGGACCTGTCCTCGCCCCAGCGCGACTATCTGGCCACGGGCTTCTTCGCGAAGGAGCTGAAGGACGAGCTGCGCTGCCCCAAGGTGGAGGCCAACCAGCTCCAGGCGATGACGGACGTCACCGCGCGGCTCCAGGCCGCCACCAAGGGCCTGAGCGGCGCGGCCTTCAACACCGCCCTCAAGGCGGAGATGTCCACCATCGAGAGCGAGTGCGCCACCGGGCCCGAGGTGCGCTGCGACGTGGTGACGCTCTTCCACGGAGGCAAGTACCAGCTCTACCGGTACCGCCGCTTCCAGGACGTGCGGCTGGCCTTCGCGCCCGAGTTCTCCATGGCCGCCTTCGGTGGAGACGCGGACAACTTCAATTTCCCGCGCTACGGCTTCGACGCGGCCTTCCTGCGCGTGTGGGACGCCCATGGCCAGCCGCTGAAGACGGAGCACTACCTGCCCTGGGCGAAGGAGGGCGCGAAGGAGGGGGACCTGGTCTTCGTCTCCGGCCACCCTGGCGCCACCCAGCGGCAGCTCACCGTGGCGGAGCTGGAGTTCCAGCGGGATGTGGCCATGCCGTTCGCGCTGCTGTACCTGGCGGAGCGGCGCGGCATGATGCGCGAGTACGCCTCCACCTCACCGGAGCGTTTCCGCACCACGCGGGCGAAGCTGCGCTCGGTGGAGAACGGGCTGAAGGCGCTCCGCGGCCGGCACCAGGCCCTGGCCGAGCCCTCGCTGCTCGCCGACAAGCGCAAGGCCGAGGCGGACCTCCGGGCGAAGGTGGAGGCGGACCCGAAGCTGAAGGCCACCACGGCGGGCGCCTGGGAGGCCATCGCCCGCGCGCTGGACACCTACCGGCCCCTGCTCGTCGAGTACCGGCTGAAGGAGGACGGGTATGGCTTCTCCTCGGAGCTCTTCGAGCTCGCCCAGCGGCTGGTGCGCGCGGCGGACGAGCTGCCCAAGCCCAACCCGGAGCGGCTGCGCGAGTACACGGAGGGGCAGGTCCCCGCCCTGCGCATGGGGCTGCTGCGCGAGGCCCCCATCCCCGCGGAGCTGGAGGTGCTCTCGCTCACCTTCGGCTTCAACAAGCTGCGCGAGACGCTCGGCGCGGATGACCCGTTCGTGAAGACGGTGCTCGGCCGCGAGGCCCCGGAGGAGCTGGCGCGCGCGCTGGTGAAGGGCACGAAGCTCTTCGACGTGAAGGTGCGCAAGCAGCTGCTCGAGGGCGGCAAGGCGGCGGTGGAGGCCTCGAAGGATCCGATGATCCTGCTGGCGCGCCGGGTGGATGCGCAGGCGCGGGAGGTGCGCAAGCGCTACGAGGACACCGTGGAGCCGGTGCTGAAGAAGAATGGCGAGCTGCTCGCGCAGGCGCGGCTGGCGGCCTACGGCACCACGGGCTACCCGGACGCCACCTTCACCCTGCGGCTCAACTACGGCACGGTGAAGGGCTGGGAGGAGGGCGGGCGCCAGGTGCCGCCGCTGACGACGTTCGCCGGTGCGTATGAGCGTCACACGGGCAAGGAGCCCTTCCGTCTGCCGGACTCGTGGATGAAGGCCCGGGGCCAGGTGCCCGGCGAGACGCCCTTCAACGTGGCCACGACGAACGACATCATCGGTGGCAACTCGGGCTCGCCGATGGTGGACCGCGAGGGCCGCGTGGTGGGGCTCATCTTCGATGGCAACCTGCACTCGTTGGGCGGCGAGTACGCCTATGTGCCGGAGACCAACCGCGCGGTGGCCGTGCACGGCGAGGGCCTGTTGCGGGCCCTCGAGCACATCTACGGCGCCGGGCGGCTCGTGAAGGAGCTGCGCGCGAACCAGCGGTAG
- a CDS encoding OsmC family protein, which produces MENTGSCCTLDLDTFQKTKAHVSANPEAGKGRFETVTEWRDGAQAVTRARSFTLETDEPTALGGKDQHIDPMELLLAALGTCLTIGWVTQARMRGLDYRDLRIKVSAPFDLRGYLNLDPQVRAGFSELQYTVEVDTDADAATLEEIRKAAEKTSPMFDNILNPTAISGRVTKRSGTVAA; this is translated from the coding sequence ATGGAAAACACCGGCAGCTGCTGCACGCTCGACCTCGACACGTTCCAGAAGACGAAGGCGCACGTGTCGGCCAATCCGGAGGCGGGCAAGGGCCGCTTCGAGACGGTGACGGAGTGGCGCGATGGAGCGCAGGCGGTGACCCGGGCGCGCTCCTTCACGCTGGAGACGGACGAGCCCACGGCGCTGGGTGGCAAGGATCAGCACATCGATCCGATGGAGCTGCTGCTGGCCGCGCTGGGCACGTGCCTGACGATTGGCTGGGTGACGCAGGCGCGGATGCGGGGACTGGACTACCGCGACCTGCGCATCAAGGTGAGCGCGCCGTTCGACCTGCGGGGCTACCTGAACCTGGACCCGCAGGTGCGCGCGGGCTTCTCCGAGCTGCAGTACACGGTCGAGGTGGACACGGACGCGGACGCCGCCACGCTGGAGGAGATCCGCAAGGCGGCGGAGAAGACGAGCCCGATGTTCGACAACATCCTCAACCCGACCGCCATCTCGGGCCGCGTGACGAAGCGCAGCGGCACCGTGGCGGCCTGA
- a CDS encoding adenylate/guanylate cyclase domain-containing protein, with the protein MAEVPQPEPRKVAAIMFTDMVELSAEARRDEALNHELRQEHGRLVRGLLSGHGGREIKQLEDGFLVEFDEALPAVACALELQSALCARNECVPQTRRVELRIGIHLGSVVHRDGDIFGEGVNVAARLESLARPGSLYVSEPVVRQVQSQVLAPVVRLGRSDLKNIRLPVPVYRIDPPVRRRRGSWMTRLRNLLRTGS; encoded by the coding sequence ATGGCGGAAGTGCCGCAACCGGAACCCAGGAAGGTAGCGGCCATCATGTTCACGGACATGGTGGAGCTCAGCGCCGAAGCCCGGCGGGACGAGGCGCTCAACCACGAGCTGCGCCAGGAGCATGGCCGATTGGTGCGCGGTCTGCTCTCCGGCCACGGAGGCCGGGAGATCAAGCAGCTGGAGGATGGCTTCCTCGTCGAGTTCGACGAGGCCCTGCCCGCGGTGGCCTGCGCGCTGGAGTTGCAGTCGGCGCTGTGCGCGCGCAACGAATGTGTCCCGCAGACGCGCCGGGTGGAGCTGCGCATCGGCATCCACCTGGGCTCGGTGGTGCACCGGGACGGCGACATCTTCGGCGAGGGGGTCAACGTGGCCGCCCGGCTCGAGTCGCTCGCCCGGCCCGGCTCCCTCTATGTCAGCGAGCCGGTGGTGCGGCAGGTGCAGAGCCAGGTCCTGGCTCCCGTGGTGCGCCTGGGCCGGAGTGATTTGAAGAACATCCGCCTGCCGGTGCCCGTCTACCGCATTGATCCGCCCGTGCGCCGGCGCCGCGGCTCGTGGATGACGCGCCTGCGCAACCTGCTGCGTACTGGCAGCTGA
- a CDS encoding glutathione S-transferase family protein codes for MKELTLVVASKNYSSWSLRPYLALAHTGQPFREVVVALGQADTAANIAKYSPSGRVPALLHGDLVLWDSLAICEYLAEQFPQAKLWPQDSAARALARSVTAEMHSGFAALRNHMPMNLHARQPGEGRAPGVAEDISRITSLWKECRTRFGQGGPFLFGAFSIADAFYAPVVTRFVTYGVELDAVGAAYRDAVLALPAMKAWTEAARHEPPVARYEKK; via the coding sequence ATGAAAGAGCTCACCCTCGTCGTCGCCTCGAAGAACTACTCCTCCTGGTCGCTGCGGCCCTACCTCGCGCTCGCCCACACCGGGCAGCCCTTCCGCGAGGTGGTGGTGGCGCTGGGCCAGGCGGACACCGCCGCGAACATCGCGAAGTACTCGCCCAGTGGCCGGGTGCCGGCGCTGCTGCACGGGGACCTCGTCCTCTGGGACTCGCTGGCCATCTGCGAGTACCTCGCCGAGCAGTTCCCCCAGGCGAAGCTGTGGCCCCAGGACAGCGCCGCCCGCGCCCTGGCCCGCTCCGTCACCGCGGAGATGCACTCGGGCTTCGCCGCCCTGCGCAACCACATGCCCATGAACCTCCACGCCCGCCAGCCCGGCGAGGGCCGCGCCCCGGGTGTCGCCGAGGACATCTCCCGCATCACCTCGCTGTGGAAGGAGTGCCGCACGCGCTTCGGCCAGGGCGGGCCGTTCCTCTTCGGCGCCTTCTCCATCGCGGATGCCTTCTACGCGCCCGTCGTCACGCGCTTCGTCACCTATGGCGTGGAGCTGGACGCGGTGGGCGCGGCCTACCGGGACGCGGTGCTCGCCCTGCCGGCGATGAAGGCCTGGACCGAGGCCGCCCGCCACGAGCCGCCCGTGGCGCGCTACGAGAAGAAGTAG
- a CDS encoding HAD family hydrolase, with product MSPPPRAIILDLGNVLVFHDNALLFRRLGTRAGLPPPEAERRLAGAGWTAANRGLVGGEGIRRDVCGALGVDLPAEEFNALWSSHFTVHEAVLPRVEGLVGRVKLVLLSNTNVLHMEWLRPRLPVLERFDHLVLSCEVGFVKPEPAIYQEALEHAGCEPHEAAFFDDIPEFVQAANALGIRGHLFTTAQAFDAQLKALGL from the coding sequence ATGAGCCCTCCGCCCCGCGCCATCATCCTGGACCTCGGCAACGTCCTCGTCTTCCACGACAATGCCCTGCTGTTCCGCAGGTTGGGGACGAGGGCGGGCCTGCCACCCCCGGAGGCCGAGCGCCGGCTGGCGGGCGCGGGCTGGACGGCGGCCAACCGGGGCCTCGTGGGCGGCGAGGGCATCCGCCGCGACGTGTGCGGCGCGCTGGGGGTGGACCTGCCGGCCGAGGAGTTCAACGCCCTGTGGAGCAGCCACTTCACCGTGCACGAGGCGGTGCTGCCGCGGGTGGAGGGGCTGGTGGGGCGGGTGAAGCTGGTGCTGCTGTCCAACACCAACGTGCTGCACATGGAGTGGCTGCGGCCGAGGCTACCGGTGCTGGAGCGCTTCGATCACCTGGTGCTCAGCTGCGAGGTGGGCTTCGTGAAGCCCGAGCCCGCCATCTACCAGGAAGCCCTCGAGCACGCGGGCTGCGAGCCGCACGAGGCCGCCTTCTTCGATGACATCCCCGAGTTCGTCCAGGCCGCGAACGCGCTGGGCATCCGCGGCCACCTCTTCACCACCGCCCAGGCCTTCGACGCACAGCTCAAGGCGCTCGGGCTGTAG